From Micromonospora sp. NBC_01699, a single genomic window includes:
- a CDS encoding 1-phosphofructokinase family hexose kinase — protein sequence MNAHVMVFAPAPQLTVTIDQPADESELHLHPGGQGVWQARMITCLGTRVVLCASLGGEIGQVLEPLLASEGVELKVVRRDSSSGGYVHDRRDGRRDEIVDVPGHALNRHELDDLYNLTLAEGLRAPVSVLSGPGHRSLVPPDIYRRLAADLGGNGSRVVADLSGEHLRAVLDGGVSFLKVSHEELLRDGLADDDSEAELTRVLYELHATGAESVVVSRADEPALALVDGEVYEVHGPRLEAADPRGAGDSMTAGVAAVLAGGGGLELAVRTGAAAGALNVTRHGLGTGRPDSIAGLVERVRLTPVGAGRQDRMTPDDFAGRAAGR from the coding sequence CCGCTCCACAACTGACAGTGACCATCGATCAGCCGGCCGACGAGTCGGAACTCCACCTGCATCCCGGTGGCCAGGGGGTCTGGCAGGCCCGCATGATCACCTGCCTCGGCACCCGGGTGGTGCTCTGCGCCAGCCTCGGCGGCGAGATCGGCCAGGTGCTCGAACCGCTGCTGGCCAGCGAGGGGGTCGAGCTGAAGGTGGTCCGCCGGGACTCGTCCAGCGGCGGGTACGTGCACGACCGCCGCGACGGCCGGCGGGACGAGATCGTCGACGTGCCGGGGCACGCGCTCAACCGGCACGAGCTGGACGACCTCTACAACCTGACCCTGGCCGAGGGGTTGCGAGCACCGGTCAGCGTGCTCAGCGGGCCGGGTCACCGATCCCTGGTGCCGCCGGACATCTACCGGCGACTCGCCGCCGACCTGGGCGGCAACGGCAGCCGGGTGGTGGCCGACCTGTCCGGCGAGCACCTGCGCGCGGTGCTCGACGGCGGGGTGTCGTTCCTCAAGGTCAGTCACGAGGAACTGCTCCGGGACGGCCTGGCCGACGACGACAGCGAGGCCGAACTGACCCGGGTGCTGTACGAGCTGCACGCGACCGGGGCCGAGTCGGTGGTGGTCAGCCGGGCCGACGAGCCGGCGCTGGCCCTGGTCGACGGCGAGGTCTACGAGGTGCACGGGCCACGCCTGGAGGCTGCCGATCCACGTGGCGCCGGCGACTCGATGACCGCCGGGGTGGCGGCCGTACTGGCGGGCGGTGGCGGGCTGGAGCTGGCCGTGCGTACCGGTGCGGCGGCCGGGGCGCTGAACGTGACCCGGCACGGGCTGGGCACCGGCCGACCGGACTCGATCGCCGGCCTGGTGGAGCGGGTCCGGCTGACCCCGGTCGGCGCCGGTCGGCAGGACCGGATGACGCCGGACGACTTCGCCGGACGGGCGGCCGGCCGGTGA
- the surE gene encoding 5'/3'-nucleotidase SurE, translating to MTVRVLVTNDDGIAAPGIRWLAAAVADRGYDVVVAAPAEEASGTSAAMIAVEREGRVVVEEHTVEELTGIPAYGVAGSPGFITLIAIHGAFGPPPTVVVSGINRGANVGRAVLHSGTVGAAFTAAANGCHAMAVSLDVLSVGDATAGSGGAAVAASGRFGDEARNWATAARVAVELLPRLTSGPRSSVLNVNTPDLPYEQLRGVRAGTLAGFGQVQMTVAESGRGFVRTALEESGEPVQPGTDVAWLAAGYASVTAIRAVTEATDVDLSELGDPDGDG from the coding sequence GTGACCGTACGGGTCCTGGTCACCAACGACGACGGGATCGCCGCGCCGGGCATCCGGTGGCTGGCCGCAGCGGTGGCCGACCGGGGGTACGACGTGGTGGTGGCGGCGCCGGCCGAGGAGGCGAGCGGCACCAGCGCGGCGATGATCGCGGTGGAGCGGGAGGGCCGGGTGGTCGTCGAGGAGCACACGGTCGAGGAGCTGACCGGGATCCCGGCGTACGGGGTGGCCGGGTCGCCGGGCTTCATCACGTTGATCGCGATCCACGGCGCGTTCGGGCCGCCGCCGACGGTGGTCGTGTCCGGGATCAACCGGGGCGCCAACGTGGGGCGGGCGGTGCTGCACTCGGGCACGGTCGGGGCGGCCTTCACCGCCGCCGCGAACGGCTGTCACGCGATGGCGGTCTCGCTCGACGTGCTCTCCGTCGGCGATGCCACCGCCGGCAGCGGTGGGGCCGCGGTGGCCGCCTCCGGGCGGTTCGGCGACGAGGCACGCAACTGGGCGACGGCGGCGCGGGTGGCGGTGGAGTTGCTGCCCCGGTTGACCTCGGGACCCCGGTCGAGCGTGCTGAACGTGAACACCCCGGACCTGCCGTACGAGCAGCTGCGCGGCGTACGGGCCGGCACGCTGGCCGGGTTCGGGCAGGTGCAGATGACCGTGGCCGAGTCGGGGCGGGGTTTCGTCCGGACCGCGCTTGAGGAGTCCGGCGAGCCGGTGCAGCCGGGTACGGACGTGGCCTGGTTGGCGGCCGGTTATGCCTCGGTCACCGCGATCCGGGCGGTCACCGAGGCGACCGACGTGGATCTGTCGGAGCTGGGCGACCCGGACGGGGATGGCTGA
- a CDS encoding STAS domain-containing protein, with the protein MSLSIAKSILPGGVVEIAPRGEIDVDTAYEVREAVVGLLAKGRPPRIELNMRLVSFIDSVGISAMVAGFQTAEVSGVKLVVTEPSRFVHRQLWVTGLLGLFGAPEPYFSGAVATPEAQLPGA; encoded by the coding sequence GTGAGCCTGTCGATCGCCAAGTCGATCCTGCCTGGTGGAGTCGTCGAAATCGCCCCGCGTGGCGAGATCGACGTCGACACCGCGTACGAGGTGCGCGAAGCTGTTGTCGGCCTGCTCGCGAAGGGGCGCCCGCCCCGGATCGAGCTCAACATGCGGCTGGTCAGTTTCATCGACTCGGTCGGGATCAGCGCCATGGTCGCCGGTTTCCAAACCGCCGAGGTCAGCGGTGTGAAACTGGTCGTCACCGAACCGAGCCGGTTCGTTCACCGGCAACTCTGGGTCACCGGACTTCTCGGTCTCTTCGGTGCCCCCGAACCGTACTTCTCCGGGGCGGTGGCGACGCCGGAAGCGCAACTCCCCGGCGCCTGA
- a CDS encoding cellulose binding domain-containing protein yields the protein MRRSLASALAAVVVAGAVAVVAQVAVSPSASPAAAAASEPYSWKNVRIDGGGFVPGIVFNPTERNLIYARTDIGGAYRWEQGSQSWTPLLDWVGYDRWGWNGVLSIATDPVQTNRVYAAVGMYTNDWDPNPGAILRSTDRGATWQATVLPFKVGGNMPGRGQGERLAVDPNRNGTIYYGAEGGNGLWRSTDYGVTWAKVTNFPNAGNYAQDPNDPNGYLNGNQGVTWVSFDRSTGTAGNATQTIYVGVADKQNPVYRSTNGGTSWERIAGQPTGYLAHKGVVDHIGGFLYIATSDTGGPYDGNKGDVWKFNRATGAWTQISPLPSSSADAYFGYSGLTIDRTNPNILMVATQISWWPDAIFWRSTDGGATWTRIWDFGSYPNRTKRYTMDISSAPWLSFGANPAPPEESPKLGWMNESLEIDPFDGNRMMYGTGATIYGTTNLKNWDTGGTLTIRPMVRGLEETAVLDLVSPPSGAPLVSALGDIGGFRHANLDAVPAMMFTQPNMTSTTSLDFAESNPSIMVRSGNFTDSERPNDSHVAFSTDGGANWFQAQEPSGINSGGTVAAAADGSRFVWAPGDSGQQVVYSVGYGNSWTASTGVPANAKIESDRVNPNKFYAFGGGRFYVSTNGGASFTASAATGLPSSGNVHFKALPGTEGDIWLAGGDSIGGTGIWHSTNSGASFTRLGNVTGAVNIGFGKAAPGQTYPALFAYATIDGKAGVYRSDNAGGVWVRINDDQHQYGNAAEAITGDPRIYGRVYLGTNGRGILYADRLGGPTNPPTTPPTSTPTTRPPTTPPTTPPTTRPPTTPPTTPPTTAPPTTAPAGGCSATYRVTGSWQGGFQAEVTVRNTGTTPTTGWTVNWTFPNGQTISQTWGGTHTQSGSAVTVRNVGYNGALAPNATTTFGFLASYTGTNGAPTPPTCTRT from the coding sequence ATGCGTAGAAGTCTCGCCAGCGCGCTCGCGGCCGTGGTCGTCGCCGGCGCGGTGGCCGTGGTGGCCCAGGTCGCCGTCAGCCCGTCCGCGTCACCGGCCGCGGCGGCCGCGTCCGAACCGTACTCGTGGAAGAACGTCCGGATCGACGGCGGCGGCTTCGTGCCGGGCATCGTCTTCAATCCCACCGAACGAAACCTGATCTACGCCCGGACCGACATCGGCGGCGCCTACCGCTGGGAGCAGGGCAGCCAGTCCTGGACCCCGCTGCTGGACTGGGTCGGCTACGACCGGTGGGGCTGGAACGGGGTGCTCAGCATCGCCACCGACCCGGTCCAGACCAACCGGGTCTACGCCGCGGTCGGCATGTACACCAACGATTGGGACCCGAACCCGGGCGCCATCCTGCGCTCCACCGACAGGGGCGCGACCTGGCAGGCGACGGTGCTGCCGTTCAAGGTCGGCGGCAACATGCCCGGCCGTGGGCAGGGCGAGCGGCTGGCCGTCGACCCGAACCGGAACGGCACCATCTACTACGGCGCCGAGGGCGGCAACGGCCTGTGGCGCAGCACCGACTACGGGGTTACCTGGGCCAAGGTGACCAACTTCCCCAACGCCGGCAACTACGCCCAGGACCCCAACGACCCGAACGGCTACCTCAACGGCAACCAGGGCGTCACCTGGGTCAGCTTCGACCGCAGCACCGGTACGGCCGGCAACGCCACCCAGACCATCTATGTCGGTGTGGCCGACAAGCAGAACCCGGTCTACCGCAGCACCAACGGCGGCACCTCGTGGGAGCGGATCGCCGGGCAGCCCACCGGCTACCTGGCCCACAAGGGCGTGGTGGACCACATCGGCGGCTTCCTCTACATCGCCACCAGCGACACCGGCGGCCCGTACGACGGCAACAAGGGTGACGTGTGGAAGTTCAACCGGGCGACCGGGGCCTGGACCCAGATCAGCCCGCTGCCGTCGAGCAGCGCGGACGCGTACTTCGGTTACAGCGGGCTGACCATCGACCGGACGAACCCGAACATCCTCATGGTCGCCACTCAGATCTCCTGGTGGCCGGACGCGATCTTCTGGCGGAGCACCGACGGGGGCGCTACCTGGACCCGGATCTGGGACTTCGGCAGCTACCCCAACCGGACCAAGCGCTACACGATGGACATCAGCTCGGCGCCCTGGCTGAGTTTCGGCGCCAACCCCGCCCCGCCGGAGGAGTCACCGAAGCTGGGCTGGATGAACGAGTCGCTGGAGATCGACCCGTTCGACGGCAACCGGATGATGTACGGCACCGGCGCCACCATCTACGGCACCACCAACCTCAAGAACTGGGACACCGGCGGCACGCTCACCATCCGGCCGATGGTGCGGGGGCTGGAGGAGACCGCCGTACTCGACCTGGTCAGCCCGCCGAGCGGGGCACCGCTGGTCAGCGCGCTCGGCGACATCGGCGGCTTCCGGCACGCCAACCTGGACGCGGTCCCGGCGATGATGTTCACCCAGCCGAACATGACCAGCACCACCAGCCTGGACTTCGCCGAGTCGAACCCGTCGATCATGGTCCGGTCCGGCAACTTCACCGACTCGGAACGGCCGAACGACAGCCACGTCGCCTTCTCCACCGACGGCGGCGCGAACTGGTTCCAGGCCCAGGAGCCGAGCGGGATCAACAGCGGCGGTACGGTCGCCGCCGCGGCCGACGGCAGCCGGTTCGTCTGGGCTCCCGGCGACTCCGGCCAGCAGGTCGTCTACTCGGTCGGTTACGGCAACTCGTGGACCGCGTCGACCGGCGTACCGGCGAACGCGAAGATCGAGTCCGACCGGGTGAACCCGAACAAGTTCTACGCCTTCGGTGGCGGCCGGTTCTACGTCAGCACCAACGGCGGCGCGAGCTTCACCGCCAGCGCCGCCACCGGCCTGCCGAGCAGCGGAAACGTGCACTTCAAGGCGCTGCCCGGCACCGAGGGCGACATCTGGCTGGCCGGCGGGGACAGCATCGGCGGCACCGGCATCTGGCACTCGACCAACTCCGGCGCGAGCTTCACGAGGCTGGGCAACGTGACCGGCGCGGTGAACATCGGCTTCGGTAAGGCGGCGCCGGGGCAGACGTACCCGGCGCTGTTCGCGTACGCGACGATCGACGGCAAGGCCGGCGTGTACCGCTCGGACAACGCCGGTGGGGTCTGGGTGCGGATCAACGACGACCAGCACCAGTACGGCAACGCGGCCGAGGCGATCACCGGTGACCCGCGGATCTACGGTCGCGTCTACCTGGGCACCAACGGCCGGGGCATCCTGTACGCCGACCGGCTCGGCGGCCCGACCAACCCGCCGACCACCCCGCCCACCTCGACGCCGACCACCCGCCCGCCGACGACCCCGCCCACCACGCCACCGACCACCCGCCCGCCGACCACGCCGCCCACCACACCACCGACGACGGCACCACCGACGACGGCACCGGCCGGCGGCTGTTCGGCCACCTACCGGGTGACCGGCTCCTGGCAGGGCGGATTCCAGGCCGAGGTGACGGTACGCAACACCGGTACCACGCCGACCACCGGCTGGACGGTGAACTGGACCTTCCCGAACGGCCAGACCATCAGCCAGACCTGGGGCGGTACGCACACCCAGAGCGGATCCGCCGTGACGGTCCGCAACGTCGGTTACAACGGTGCGCTGGCCCCGAACGCGACCACCACCTTCGGCTTCCTGGCCTCCTACACCGGCACCAACGGGGCCCCAACCCCGCCCACCTGCACCCGAACCTGA
- a CDS encoding BON domain-containing protein produces MTPSTTTTGTDEEIQRDVLDELDWEPRVQPHEIGVTVQEGVVTLTGWVDNYAKKWAAERSAHRINRVRAVANDIEVRLPSSAERSDADIALAATRALEWDAFVPVGNLDVTVSNGWVVLRGAVEWEYQKRAAERSIRRLTSVRGVTNGISVRPVGQPTADELERLVVNALIRSAETDQERIDIDVQGDLIVLTGAVGSWSQRQEAERVAWSAPGVSAVDNHLTVRL; encoded by the coding sequence ATGACCCCGTCGACGACAACCACCGGCACCGACGAGGAGATCCAGCGTGACGTCCTCGACGAACTCGACTGGGAGCCCAGGGTCCAGCCCCACGAGATCGGCGTGACGGTGCAGGAGGGGGTGGTGACCCTCACCGGCTGGGTGGACAACTACGCCAAGAAGTGGGCGGCGGAACGGTCCGCGCACCGGATCAACCGGGTCCGGGCGGTGGCCAACGACATCGAGGTCCGGTTGCCGTCGTCGGCCGAGCGCAGCGACGCCGACATCGCCCTGGCCGCCACCCGGGCACTGGAGTGGGACGCGTTCGTGCCGGTCGGGAACCTGGACGTGACCGTCTCCAACGGGTGGGTGGTGCTGCGCGGCGCCGTCGAGTGGGAGTACCAGAAACGGGCCGCCGAGCGCTCGATCCGCCGGCTGACCAGCGTCCGTGGGGTGACCAACGGGATCAGCGTACGTCCGGTCGGGCAGCCGACGGCCGACGAGTTGGAACGGCTCGTCGTGAACGCGCTGATCCGCAGCGCCGAGACCGACCAGGAGCGGATCGACATCGACGTGCAGGGCGACCTGATAGTGCTCACCGGTGCCGTCGGCTCGTGGTCGCAACGGCAGGAGGCGGAGCGGGTGGCCTGGTCCGCGCCGGGCGTGTCGGCCGTCGACAACCACCTCACCGTACGGCTGTGA
- a CDS encoding redoxin domain-containing protein — protein sequence MTDPSGAIRPGQPAPEFTLPTGPDEQVSLADFRGRPTVLAFYPADWSPICGDQMALYQAMRPELDRYGAALVGISVDSVWCHQAFAMSEGIEFPLLADFEPKGGVARRYGVYGADGYAKRALFVLDQQARVSWSYVSPTDVNPGADGILDALDDLSSRQQSQTTEAR from the coding sequence ATGACCGATCCCAGCGGCGCAATCCGACCGGGACAACCGGCGCCGGAGTTCACCCTGCCGACCGGACCGGACGAGCAGGTCAGCCTGGCCGACTTCCGGGGCCGGCCGACCGTACTGGCGTTCTATCCGGCGGACTGGAGTCCGATCTGCGGCGATCAGATGGCGCTCTACCAGGCCATGCGCCCCGAACTCGACCGCTACGGGGCGGCGCTGGTGGGCATCTCGGTGGACAGTGTCTGGTGCCACCAGGCGTTCGCCATGAGCGAGGGGATCGAGTTCCCGCTGCTGGCCGACTTCGAGCCGAAGGGCGGGGTCGCCCGGCGGTACGGCGTCTACGGCGCGGACGGCTACGCGAAGCGGGCGCTGTTCGTGCTCGACCAGCAGGCGCGGGTGAGCTGGAGCTACGTCTCGCCGACGGACGTGAATCCGGGTGCCGACGGCATCCTCGACGCGCTCGACGATCTCAGCAGCCGCCAGCAGTCCCAGACGACGGAGGCCCGATGA
- a CDS encoding DsbA family protein encodes MTTPMQVTSSKLRVPVTDTDHVRGPAQAPVTLVEYADLQCPYCGQAYHRLHELLRQRPETVRLVFRHFPLSNVHPYAELAAETVEAAGVRDQFWAMHDWVFEHQDQLDPVHLSMGCQQLGLPEDEVNDEVNRHVHADRIRRDFVGGIRSGVNGTPTFFVNGVRHDGSYELPELLATVDQAAASG; translated from the coding sequence ATGACAACGCCGATGCAGGTCACGTCGAGCAAGCTGCGGGTGCCGGTCACCGACACGGACCACGTACGCGGGCCGGCGCAGGCACCGGTGACCCTGGTCGAGTACGCCGACCTCCAGTGCCCGTACTGCGGGCAGGCGTACCACCGGCTGCACGAACTGCTGCGCCAGCGACCCGAGACCGTACGGCTGGTGTTCCGGCACTTCCCGCTCAGCAACGTGCACCCGTACGCGGAGCTGGCCGCCGAGACGGTCGAGGCGGCCGGCGTACGGGACCAGTTCTGGGCGATGCACGACTGGGTGTTCGAGCACCAGGACCAGCTCGACCCGGTGCACCTGTCGATGGGTTGCCAGCAGCTCGGGCTGCCCGAGGACGAGGTGAACGACGAGGTGAACCGGCACGTGCACGCCGACCGGATCCGGCGCGACTTCGTCGGCGGGATCCGCAGCGGGGTCAACGGCACCCCGACGTTCTTCGTCAACGGGGTCCGCCACGACGGGTCGTACGAGCTGCCGGAGCTGCTCGCCACCGTGGACCAGGCGGCGGCGTCCGGCTGA
- a CDS encoding LuxR C-terminal-related transcriptional regulator yields MPEDRIGAGAAAPRGRTGEVVRERPAVAPLLASKLAVASLPGAVVDRHRLFTLLETGAAGPVTLVCAPAGWGKTTLLGSWYRSHDDNGHRAWLSLEPGDGGSRLWSYLRAAVRRADDGPPLPVAVGSVPAVEGGDGPVDRDFLDHLAAELGRRPEPVTLVLDDFHRIDDPELANGLEFLLRHAGDRLRLVISGRTDPALALHRWRLNGELTEIRADELAFTAAEAAELLTAHGISVPADQAEELRVRTEGWPAGLRLAALALPGHPDPARFVDTFGGDDAGVADYLSVEVLAGLPDRTRDVLRSGAIADRVSGDLVNALTGRTDGDRVLAELEHDTGFVIALGSRPPAYRYHRMLADLLRAQQRLRPADELLDLHRRAANWAVARDLPARALRHALAAGESSRAVDVLVGHWAELVPYAPARPGPSAPAPPTPEAVRAEPELALAYAADALDRGDPTGADGYLRLAERHEQQLGGARRDRFTLIGAALRLAGAQLAGPCADVLVAATRLRTLASPPGAGAGRPPVDLSARAIARTAAGAAQLGAGDLVAAETELTGALADAQRAGLARTALACTGRLALVRAVRGALATAERDARTVVGSALDADGGAPADHAHAYLALAIVAVHRDRPTDAEANLVLAGNRIEQGPEPAVAALAGWVRAQLGRDRDDLAGAYPLLLAAHARLADQPRSGRLAQWLLAAEADLCTAHGDLGRGRELLLAPLDAATGPAEALAVALARAYLHGGDPAAAARTLPDWAGPDGDAWLLPVRLEAGLLDALAARAAGDHRRAARTLEEVLVLAEPDGFRRVFTRSVPSARDLLAAHLDSGTAYWPMVRELIAAGAEHTGPDPAPSTDRRDRGGRLAAAVPGLGEPLTDRELTVLRYLQSILSNVEIASELSVSVNTVKTHVRNIYRKLDATRRREAVRRARDLRLI; encoded by the coding sequence ATGCCCGAGGACCGGATCGGAGCCGGCGCCGCCGCGCCGCGCGGTCGTACCGGTGAGGTGGTGCGGGAGCGGCCCGCCGTGGCGCCGCTGCTGGCCTCGAAGCTGGCGGTCGCGTCGCTACCCGGCGCGGTGGTCGACCGCCACCGCCTGTTCACGCTGCTGGAGACCGGTGCCGCCGGCCCGGTCACGCTGGTCTGCGCACCGGCCGGCTGGGGCAAGACGACGCTGCTCGGCTCCTGGTACCGGTCCCACGACGACAACGGACACCGGGCCTGGCTCTCCCTCGAACCGGGCGACGGTGGCAGCCGGCTGTGGTCGTACCTGCGGGCCGCCGTGCGCCGCGCCGACGACGGCCCACCGTTGCCCGTCGCCGTCGGGTCGGTGCCCGCCGTCGAGGGCGGGGACGGGCCGGTGGACCGGGACTTCCTCGACCATCTCGCCGCCGAGCTGGGCCGTCGGCCGGAGCCGGTCACGCTGGTCCTCGACGACTTCCACCGGATCGACGACCCGGAGCTGGCCAACGGCCTGGAGTTCCTGCTCCGGCACGCGGGGGACCGGCTGCGGCTGGTGATCTCCGGGCGTACCGACCCGGCGCTGGCGCTGCACCGGTGGCGGCTCAACGGGGAGCTGACCGAGATCCGCGCGGACGAGCTGGCCTTCACCGCCGCCGAGGCCGCCGAGCTGCTGACCGCGCACGGCATCAGCGTCCCCGCCGACCAGGCCGAGGAGCTACGCGTACGGACCGAGGGGTGGCCGGCCGGGCTCCGGCTCGCCGCGCTGGCCCTGCCCGGCCATCCCGACCCGGCCCGGTTCGTCGACACCTTCGGCGGTGACGACGCCGGGGTGGCCGACTACCTGTCGGTGGAGGTGCTGGCCGGGTTGCCCGACCGGACGCGGGACGTGCTGCGAAGCGGCGCGATCGCCGACCGGGTCAGCGGTGACCTGGTCAACGCCCTCACCGGCCGGACCGACGGGGATCGGGTGCTGGCCGAACTGGAACACGACACCGGGTTCGTGATCGCCCTCGGCAGTCGTCCACCGGCCTACCGCTACCACCGGATGCTCGCCGACCTGCTCCGGGCGCAGCAGCGGCTGCGGCCCGCCGACGAACTGCTCGACCTGCACCGGCGGGCGGCCAACTGGGCGGTGGCGCGGGACCTGCCGGCCCGGGCGCTCCGGCACGCCCTCGCGGCCGGCGAGTCGAGCCGGGCGGTGGACGTACTCGTCGGGCACTGGGCCGAACTGGTCCCGTACGCGCCGGCCCGGCCCGGCCCGTCGGCACCCGCACCGCCGACCCCGGAGGCGGTACGCGCCGAGCCGGAACTGGCCCTGGCCTACGCCGCCGACGCGCTCGACCGGGGCGACCCGACCGGGGCGGACGGCTACCTCCGGCTCGCCGAGCGGCACGAGCAGCAGCTCGGCGGCGCCCGGCGGGATCGGTTCACGCTGATCGGCGCCGCGCTGCGGCTGGCCGGCGCACAGCTCGCCGGTCCGTGCGCCGACGTGCTCGTCGCCGCGACCCGGCTCCGTACGCTGGCGTCCCCGCCCGGTGCCGGTGCCGGTCGGCCGCCGGTGGACCTGTCGGCCCGTGCGATCGCCCGGACCGCCGCCGGTGCGGCGCAGCTCGGTGCCGGGGACCTGGTCGCCGCCGAGACCGAGCTGACCGGGGCGCTGGCCGACGCGCAGCGCGCCGGTCTGGCCCGCACGGCGCTCGCCTGCACCGGCAGGTTGGCCCTGGTCCGGGCGGTCCGGGGCGCGCTCGCCACGGCCGAACGGGACGCCCGTACGGTGGTCGGCAGCGCGCTCGACGCCGACGGCGGCGCACCGGCCGACCACGCTCACGCCTACCTCGCGCTGGCGATCGTCGCCGTGCACCGGGACCGGCCGACCGACGCCGAGGCGAACCTGGTGCTCGCCGGCAACCGGATCGAGCAGGGACCCGAACCGGCCGTCGCCGCACTCGCCGGCTGGGTCCGGGCCCAGCTCGGGCGGGACCGGGACGACCTGGCCGGCGCCTATCCGCTGCTGCTCGCCGCCCACGCCCGGCTGGCCGACCAGCCCCGATCCGGGCGGCTGGCGCAGTGGCTGCTGGCCGCCGAAGCCGACCTGTGCACCGCCCACGGCGACCTGGGACGCGGCCGGGAGCTGCTGCTCGCACCCCTGGACGCGGCGACCGGGCCGGCGGAAGCGCTCGCCGTGGCGCTGGCTCGCGCGTACCTGCACGGCGGGGACCCGGCGGCCGCGGCCCGTACGCTGCCCGACTGGGCCGGGCCGGACGGCGACGCCTGGCTGCTGCCGGTACGACTGGAGGCGGGCCTGCTCGACGCGCTGGCCGCCCGTGCCGCCGGCGACCACCGGCGTGCCGCCCGAACCCTGGAGGAGGTGCTGGTGCTGGCCGAACCGGACGGGTTCCGCCGGGTCTTCACCCGTTCCGTTCCGTCGGCTCGGGACCTGCTCGCCGCGCACCTCGACTCCGGTACGGCGTACTGGCCGATGGTCCGCGAACTGATCGCCGCCGGTGCGGAGCACACCGGCCCGGACCCGGCACCGTCCACCGACCGGCGGGACCGGGGCGGACGGCTGGCCGCCGCCGTGCCCGGCCTCGGTGAGCCGTTGACCGACCGGGAACTCACCGTCCTGCGTTACCTCCAGAGCATCCTGTCCAACGTGGAGATCGCCAGCGAGCTCTCGGTCTCGGTGAACACGGTCAAGACGCACGTGCGCAACATCTACCGCAAACTGGACGCGACCCGCCGCCGGGAGGCCGTCCGCCGGGCCCGCGACCTGCGCCTGATCTGA